One window of Nicotiana tomentosiformis chromosome 11, ASM39032v3, whole genome shotgun sequence genomic DNA carries:
- the LOC104088121 gene encoding ethylene-responsive transcription factor ERF025-like gives MWSNHCPTNSTAISNRSEQGRHSVYRGIRRRNGKWVSEIREPRKTTRIWLGTYPTPEMAAAAYDVAALALKGPDTPLNFPDSMCSYTMPNSLTAADIRRAAANAAAVRAPQLESEEARHQTECQPEVGDEGAVGQEFFDEEEVFGMPRLLVDMAEAMLVSPPRMKTTSCEESPEYSDASYTLWSYP, from the coding sequence ATGTGGAGCAATCATTGTCCTACTAATAGTACTGCTATATCAAACAGGTCAGAACAGGGGAGGCATTCTGTTTATAGAGGAATTCGTAGGAGGAATGGCAAATGGGTATCAGAAATACGTGAACCGCGGAAAACTACGAGAATATGGCTAGGCACGTATCCAACACCAGAGATGGCAGCTGCAGCTTATGATGTTGCAGCTTTGGCATTAAAAGGCCCTGATACCCCGTTGAACTTCCCGGACTCAATGTGTTCATATACTATGCCGAATTCTCTAACAGCAGCAGACATACGCAGGGCAGCTGCAAATGCTGCTGCTGTTAGAGCGCCACAACTGGAAAGCGAAGAAGCGCGGCATCAAACAGAGTGCCAACCTGAAGTTGGAGATGAAGGAGCAGTGGGGCAAGAGTTTTTTGATGAAGAGGAAGTGTTTGGTATGCCAAGATTGTTGGTTGACATGGCAGAGGCAATGCTTGTGAGCCCACCTAGGATGAAGACGACATCTTGTGAAGAGTCGCCTGAATATTCTGATGCATCATATACTCTCTGGAGTTACCCTTAA